Genomic DNA from Desulfurivibrio alkaliphilus AHT 2:
CCTGGCGGGTGTTTAGCACCATGGCGATTTCCCGGTCGTTAAGCAGGCCGTAGCGGCGGCTGATTTCACCGATCCGTGGCCGCTGGCTGCGCTGCCAGGCCAAAGCCTGGACGATGTTGCGCCAGGAAGCCACCCCCGAGTAGTATAAAAAATGGCCCAGCAGTAAACGGCGATTGGGCAGGGGCCCGCGGTAGAGCGCATCGATGTCCCAGAAAGGGTGGATGGTGCCGGAGCGCTGCCCCTGTTTGTTGCTGCTGCCGGCCTGGCTCCTGGCACCGGCCTGGTTGCTGCCGGAATGCCGGTTGCGGCCGGGGGTGGTCCGAGGGCGGCAGCTGTTGCCGGCCGGGCGTTGCCGTTGGCCGGCCGGTTCCTTGCCCGGGATGATGATCCCCTTTTCCCGGGCTTCCAGGTACTGCCGCAAAGACTCGTAAGCCTGCTGGACATCGTGAAAATGCAGGCCGTCCTGGTGCTCCGGAGGCAGGTGGCCGGTGGCGGCAAAACGATCGGGATGGGTTTCCAGAGCCCTTTTGCGGTAGGCGCATTTTACCCCGGACAACTGGAGGTACTCCAGAAAATCCCGGGAAATATCGAGTTCCGGACCGAAAATAACTTCGCAGGCTCGATACAGATCTTTTTCCGCCAGCATTAAAGTCATGCCTGACTCCAGCAGGTTGGGGCCGAGTTGCTGCTTGTTCAGGTTTAGTCGGCTCTTGACTTAAGTGCTTGTCAAATGCGAAAACTGACAAGAGCAACCATTTGTGATTAATTGACTTTTTAGCAAAAAAGCCACGCCGGGGCAAGGAGAAAGGGCTCAAAGCCGGTTCTGCCGGTTTTAGTCCGGGCCTAAACGGTACCAACTTCCCGGTCTAACGGGCCAGCGGCGGCTGTTACAATGGACAGAGCAAGGAGAAAAAATGACTGGAGCAGATGATTATTTGGTCGATTTTACAAGCTATAAATCTTATTCAGCGCTGCGCTCCCTGGCGGCTGAACCGTTCAACCTCAAGACCCCCGGGGTGATGAGCCCGGAACGGATCGCCGCTTGCCGGGCCGTTGGCGGCGGTTTTGAGCTGCTCTTTTTCGGCCAGCGGGTGGCGCGGCCGGAACTGGCGGCCCTGCAGGAACTGGCTGATGAGGCCCGGCTGGTGGAGCAGTTTGCCGCCCTGCGCCGGGGTGCGGTCTTTAACCGGATTGCCGGTTTTGCCAGCGAAGAGCGTCAGGTGCTGCACTGCAGTTGCCGCGATATCTTCCGCGACCGGCCCGCCGAGCCGCATGCCACCGCC
This window encodes:
- a CDS encoding J domain-containing protein, encoding MTLMLAEKDLYRACEVIFGPELDISRDFLEYLQLSGVKCAYRKRALETHPDRFAATGHLPPEHQDGLHFHDVQQAYESLRQYLEAREKGIIIPGKEPAGQRQRPAGNSCRPRTTPGRNRHSGSNQAGARSQAGSSNKQGQRSGTIHPFWDIDALYRGPLPNRRLLLGHFLYYSGVASWRNIVQALAWQRSQRPRIGEISRRYGLLNDREIAMVLNTRQANQRFGETAHALGLLTDPQLRLLIQAQKRLQRKFGEYFVAENILTREKLARLLAAYHRHNNRLFREFTGQRSFL